A stretch of the Brassica napus cultivar Da-Ae unplaced genomic scaffold, Da-Ae ScsIHWf_2475;HRSCAF=3195, whole genome shotgun sequence genome encodes the following:
- the LOC111207962 gene encoding uncharacterized protein LOC111207962, whose protein sequence is MKTPRSSYVCETSLVMVLTIFLLFILGQASAVGVLNNMICFNGVPYACPDKCDIKCKENGFNGGICVTGSLKVAQCCCDKRLTPSILSYMVKPPPSILSYPVKPPPSILSYPVKPPPSILSYPV, encoded by the exons ATGAAAACCCCAAGATCTTCATACGTTTGTGAAACGTCTCTCGTGATGGTGTTAACCATATTCTTGCTCTTCATTTTAG GACAAGCAAGTGCAGTGGGTGTTCTCAACAACATGATATGTTTTAATGGAGTACCGTACGCGTGTCCTGACAAGTGCGATATAAAGTGTAAAGAGAATGGTTTTAATGGAGGGATATGTGTAACTGGAAGTCTCAAAGTTGCGCAATGTTGTTGCGATAAAAGGCTTACGCCATCGATATTGTCTTATATGGTTAAGCCTCCCCCATCGATATTGTCTTATCCCGTTAAACCTCCTCCATCGATATTGTCTTATCCTGTTAAGCCTCCCCCATCAATATTGTCTTATCCTGTTTAA